The Nostoc sp. 'Lobaria pulmonaria (5183) cyanobiont' DNA window CCGATCCCCGCTAGTCTATCGGCTAAATCTTGGGCATTATCCAGTAATCCAATGGGTGTAGTGGCTATTTGGAGCATTGCGCCAGTATCCATCCCCACATCCATTAACATGGTGGTGATCCCCGTTTCTCTCTCACCGTTATACAAACACCACTGAATCGGCGCGGCACCGCGATATTTGGGTAAAATCGAGCCATGCACATTAATGCAAGCCAATTTCGGTATATTTAAGATTTTTGCCGATAAAATCTGTCCATAAGCGACAACGACAAATACATCTGCATCTAATTGTTTGAGTTTGGTTAAAGTTTCAGTGTCTTTTTTCACCCGTTCGGGTTGCCATACTGGTAAATTGTGAGCAGTAGCGATCGCTTTTACTGGTGTTGGCGTAAGTTTATTTCCGCGTTCCCGGCGTTTATCTGGTTGGGTGACAACCGCCAACACTTCAAATTCTGAATGATTCAATAACTTTTCCAAGGTGGGTACAGCAAATTGAGGTGTACCAAAAAATACAATTTTCATTAATAATTAGTAGTTGTTAGTCGTCAGTCATTAGACTTCTT harbors:
- the fmt gene encoding methionyl-tRNA formyltransferase produces the protein MKIVFFGTPQFAVPTLEKLLNHSEFEVLAVVTQPDKRRERGNKLTPTPVKAIATAHNLPVWQPERVKKDTETLTKLKQLDADVFVVVAYGQILSAKILNIPKLACINVHGSILPKYRGAAPIQWCLYNGERETGITTMLMDVGMDTGAMLQIATTPIGLLDNAQDLADRLAGIGGDLLVETLLKLERKEIQPIPQDNLAATYAPLIQKPDYALDWSKSAIQLHNQIRGFYPNCTATFRDNLLKITASAPLGSVGDRVPAELQELIHKLPDLSTVPEQPGVVVSIAKGIGAIVQTGEGLLLLREVQLAGKRPQSGWDFVNGTRLTVGEVFGTGS